The sequence CGCGACCTCCGCGGCGTGTCCTGGCTGATCGTGCGCAGCAAGCGCACGGGCGTCGAGGAGGTCTGACCGATGCTCGAGGCCGTTCCCGTCGCCACCGATTACATGAACAGCCCGATCGAGTGGCTGGCGTGGACCGGGCTCCACATGTCCCCGTGGAAGCTGATCGGCCTGACCGGCGCGCTGATGTTCGGCGGCCGCTGGCTGGTCCAGTTCCTCGCCTCCCGGCGCCACGGCAAGCCGGTGATCCCGCGCCTGTTCTGGTACATGAGCCTGGTGGGGTCGGTCATGACCCTGGCC comes from Lysobacter sp. KIS68-7 and encodes:
- a CDS encoding lipid-A-disaccharide synthase N-terminal domain-containing protein, whose product is MLEAVPVATDYMNSPIEWLAWTGLHMSPWKLIGLTGALMFGGRWLVQFLASRRHGKPVIPRLFWYMSLVGSVMTLAYFLFSAKQDSVGIVQNLFPAFTAGYSLYLDIRHRGWHRDKATH